The Elgaria multicarinata webbii isolate HBS135686 ecotype San Diego chromosome 1, rElgMul1.1.pri, whole genome shotgun sequence genome has a window encoding:
- the LOC134407677 gene encoding olfactory receptor class A-like protein 1: MQVWFILNMLGFISLDMIGIPGNLAILYAFIKAICQQNFTPSEIILGKLALANLLVILTRGVPLTFRTLGVHIMYDGLSCGIALYIYCVSRAMSIFLTSMLGCFQCLLIAPCPPRCLRLRHSILARLPSIMISLWCFNLLVCCTRLLYSMPRTGTNCTKEEITVVYDFCCVVFPSQLLYFGNGAVFVSRDMFFLGLMTFSSGCLLFVLHQHGKRMKRLPMLQMKHAEIRATKSVMGLLAMYLLSFGLDSVFWMVNLCVSPVSLRFADARMFFDSCYSAISPMLIILTNRKIQASIKCGIGKSWG, encoded by the coding sequence ATGCAAGTCTGGTTCATCTTGAACATGCTTGGCTTCATTTCACTTGACATGATAGGGATCCCAGGAAATCTAGCTATCCTCTATGCCTTCATCAAAGCCATCTGTCAGCAGAACTTCACACCCAGTGAAATCATCCTGGGCAAACTTGCACTTGCGAACCTCCTGGTGATCCTGACGAGGGGAGTCCCTCTCACCTTCCGAACACTTGGAGTCCACATCATGTACGATGGTTTGAGCTGTGGCATCGCCCTCTATATCTATTGTGTGAGCAGAGCCATGAGCATCTTCTTAACGTCCATGTTGGGCTGTTTCCAGTGTCTCTTAATTGCCCCATGTCCTCCCAGGTGCTTGCGGCTGAGGCACAGCATCCTTGCAAGGCTCCCTTCCATCATGATTTCCCTTTGGTGCTTCAACCTACTCGTCTGCTGTACCCGTTTGCTCTACTCCATGCCTCGCACTGGTACCAACTGCACCAAGGAAGAGATCACTGTGGTCTATGACTTCTGTTGTGTGGTGTTCCCTAGCCAACTCTTATACTTTGGAAATGGAGCCGTGTTTGTTTCCCGAGACATGTTCTTCCTGGGGTTGATGACCTTCTCTAGTGGTTGCCTCCTCTTTGTTCTTCATCAGCATGGGAAACGAATGAAACGTTTGCCCATGCTACAAATGAAACATGCAGAGATCCGAGCAACTAAATCAGTAATGGGCTTGCTGGCCATGTACCTTCTCAGCTTTGGGCTGGACAGTGTCTTCTGGATGGTTAACCTTTGTGTATCCCCAGTCTCACTGAGGTTTGCAGATGCACGCATGTTCTTTGACTCCTGCTACTCAGCCATAAGTCCAATGTTGATTATCCTAACAAACAGAAAGATTCAAGCAAGCATAAAGTGTGGCATTGGGAAGAGCTGGGGATGA